Proteins from a single region of Sylvia atricapilla isolate bSylAtr1 chromosome 9, bSylAtr1.pri, whole genome shotgun sequence:
- the LOC136364653 gene encoding complement factor H-like isoform X2 encodes MKTVMKMRLRSSFIFLVTVCSGKLFAEGKPCDYPAIENGRLTDSEERNRDSNFPKRFGQRVYYTCRDGYLTPTAEYWAEITCSERGWFPEPKCLKKCFFNGLENGYFIHHRWETFYLQGKKVRYVCNKEYQAEHEEVTCTENGWAPPPRCTRKKYCQRTTFENGFWNPRKTRFNLKEKGSYQCHPGFVTPEGQERGHTQCQESGWTPPPKCIKSCKAPGDILIHHTNKNVFMPEDTMEYSCLEGYKTTNNMPTDTTMCGKNGEWSPAPQCHEIECALPWLSNVYYSPKEGKYHSGDVVKFTCAKNYIRVGPASTQCYHFGWSPSPPVCKVSVRGCGPPPEITNGSIVDGSVEQYQHGERKQYECNGELKLVGSKEIECIDGQWSPPPSCIEDKMPCESPSSIPNVVLHQAEQSQYSHGDEVTCGCKPGSDNTEEMKIKCLNGEWKPSPVCADASPQCVVPQDVELVHSGQSRTSRRNTGFPKVIHYTCTLTDRNVKQATCVSGRWTPEIACPAEESVCPPPPQVPGAQQTTVARNYRNGSKAAFSCPDGFQLVGTKEIICTEGKWQSPPYCVEAPCLHPPSVECADAPRLENPNFKREREGETIYLAGARLKYVSHSGYMLDGPTETSCSMGKWSAAPSCLEMPCGSVPKVANAQFEGRKTESYVPGETISYQCDSGFQIVGSPEIVCRKGNWTALPWCEDVSCGAAPDIPNAHIADTPQERYLPGARVHYQCESNFQMTGANYVFCSNGQWSRRPDCRDVTCGPPPEIAGGRIAGTKKSRYNPGESAKYQCWKSFKMTGDSTVVCQNGTWTELPTCKGKAGICGTPPAIQSGELLVFPLPEYQHGDTLEYQCPNFYTIKGSPTITCLNGRWTDPPVCLVACTPSEEDMDRNNIELKWKAPKKLYSTSGDYIEFRCKHGYLEDPSTSSFRVQCVDGTLKYPRCTLGRSCALDRITMERNHIQLQSSRQSSHHYHSGEPVVFV; translated from the exons ATGAAGACCGTAATGAAGATGAGGTTGAGAAGCTCTTTTATCTTCCTGGTTACGGTGTGTTCAGGCAAACTCTTTGCTGAAG GGAAACCGTGTGACTACCCAGCTATAGAAAATGGCAGGTTAACTGATTCTGAGGAGAGGAACAGAGACTCTAACTTTCCAAAACGTTTTGGACAGCGTGTATATTACACCTGCCGAGATGGCTATTTAACCCCCACTGCAGAATACTGGGCTGAAATTACTTGTTCTGAAAGGGGCTGGTTTCCAGAGCCAAAATGCCTGA aaaaatgtttcttcaatGGGCTGGAAAATGGTTATTTCATACACCACCGGTGGGAAACTTTTTACTTGCAAGGTAAAAAAGTCAGATATGTCTGCAACAAAGAATACCAAGCTGAGCATGAAGAAGTCACATGCACAGAGAATGGCTGGGCACCTCCTCCGAGATGTACCCGTAAAA AATACTGCCAGAGGACCACTTTTGAGAATGGCTTTTGGAACCCGAGGAAGACAAGgtttaatttaaaagagaagGGCTCCTATCAATGTCACCCTGGCTTTGTGACTCCAGAAGGACAAGAGAGAGGGCACACACAGTGCCAAGAGAGTGGCTGGACTCCACCTCCAAAGTGCATCA AATCATGTAAAGCACCAGGGGACATTTTGATTcaccacacaaacaaaaatgtgttcATGCCTGAAGACACAATGGAGTATTCATGTTTGGAGGGATATAAAACTACGAATAACATGCCAACTGATACCACAATGTGTGGCAAAAATGGAGAATGGAGTCCAGCACCCCAGTGTCATG AAATTGAATGTGCGCTGCCATGGTTGAGCAATGTATATTACTCTCCCAAGGAGGGCAAATACCACAGTGGAGATGTAGTGAAATTCACCTGTGCAAAAAACTACATAAGGGTGGGACCTGCCTCTACTCAGTGCTACCACTTTGGATGGTCTCCATCACCACCAGTGTGCAAAG TGAGTGTCAGAGGCTGTGGACCTCCCCCTGAAATTACCAATGGAAGTATTGTTGATGGCTCTGTGGAACAGTACCAGCATGGGGAAAGAAAGCAATATGAATGTAACGGAGAACTGAAGTTGGTTGGATCAAAGGAAATAGAATGTATTGATGGACAGTGGtcacctcctccctcctgcaTTG AAGACAAAATGCCATGTGAATCACCTTCCTCTATCCCGAATGTTGTTCTgcatcaggcagagcagagccagtaTTCCCATGGGGATGAAGTCACTTGTGGATGTAAACCAGGCTCTGACAATACAGaggagatgaaaataaaatgtctaaaTGGCGAATGGAAGCCTTCACCTGTTTGTGCTG atGCATCCCCTCAATGTGTAGTTCCACAGGATGTTGAGCTGGTACACTCTGGCCAGTCTCGCACGTCAAGGAGGAACACTGGGTTCCCTAAAGTTATACACTACACATGTACATTGACTGACAGAAATGTTAAACAGGCAACTTGTGTGTCTGGGAGATGGACACCAGAGATTGCATGCCCAG CTGAGGAGAGCGTGTGCCCACCTCCACCCCAGGTGCCTGGTGCTCAGCAGACAACAGTAGCAAGAAACTACAGGAATGGGAGTAAAGCAGCTTTTTCATGTCCTGACGGTTTCCAGCTCGTTGGTACAAAGGAAATAATCTGTACAGAAGGGAAATGGCAATCACCACCTTACTGTGTGG AAGCGCCATGTTTGCACCCACCATCCGTAGAATGTGCTGAtgctcccaggctggaaaacccaaactttaaaagggaaagagaaggggaaacaATTTATCTGGCTGGTGCTAGATTAAAGTATGTTTCTCATTCTGGATACATGTTAGATGGACCAACAGAGACAAGTTGCTCTATGGGAAAATGGTCTGCAGCTCCGTCATGCTTGG AAATGCCGTGTGGAAGTGTTCCAAAAGTTGCCAATGCTCAATTTGAAGGCAGAAAGACGGAATCTTATGTGCCTGGTGAAACAATTAGCTACCAGTGTGATTCAGGGTTCCAGATTGTTGGTTCCCCTGAAATTGTCTGCAGAAAGGGAAACtggacagccctgccctggtgtgAAG ATGtcagctgtggagctgcaccTGATATCCCCAATGCACACATTGCAGACACTCCTCAGGAGAGGTATCTGCCTGGTGCCAGAGTGCACTATCAATGTGAAAGCAATTTTCAGATGACAGGTGCAAATTATGTCTTCTGTTCAAATGGTCAGTGGTCACGAAGACCAGATTGCAGAG ATGTGACATGTGGACCTCCTCCAGAAATTGCTGGTGGTAGAATTGCTGGTACTAAAAAGTCCCGGTATAACCCTGGGGAGAGTGCAAAGTATCAGTGCTGGAAAAGTTTTAAGATGACTGGAGATTCCACAGTAGTGTGCCAGAATGGGACCTGGACAGAGCTGCCAACATGCAAAg gaaaagctggaatatGTGGCACACCTCCGGCTATTCAAAGTGGAGAGCTTCTTGTCTTCCCCTTGCCAGAATATCAACATGGTGATACCCTGGAGTACCAATGCCCAAATTTCTATACCATAAAAGGGTCTCCAACAATCACCTGTCTGAATGGGCGGTGGACAGACCCTCCAGTTTGCCTGG TGGCCTGTACACCATCAGAAGAAGATATGGACAGAAACAATATTGAGCTGAAATGGAAAGCACCAAAGAAGCTGTACTCCACATCGGGTGACTACATTGAATTTCGTTGTAAACACGGATATTTGGAAGACCCAAGCACTTCCAGCTTCAGAGTACAGTGTGTGGATGGGACATTGAAATACCCACGGTGCACACTGGGAA ggagctgtgccctggaTAGGATCACCATGGAAAGGAACCATATTCAGTTGCAGTCCTCCAGGCAGTCGAGCCATCACTATCACTCAGGGGAACCTGTTGTCTTTGTGT GA
- the LOC136364653 gene encoding complement factor H-like isoform X1, with product MKTVMKMRLRSSFIFLVTVCSGKLFAEGKPCDYPAIENGRLTDSEERNRDSNFPKRFGQRVYYTCRDGYLTPTAEYWAEITCSERGWFPEPKCLKKCFFNGLENGYFIHHRWETFYLQGKKVRYVCNKEYQAEHEEVTCTENGWAPPPRCTRKKYCQRTTFENGFWNPRKTRFNLKEKGSYQCHPGFVTPEGQERGHTQCQESGWTPPPKCIKSCKAPGDILIHHTNKNVFMPEDTMEYSCLEGYKTTNNMPTDTTMCGKNGEWSPAPQCHEIECALPWLSNVYYSPKEGKYHSGDVVKFTCAKNYIRVGPASTQCYHFGWSPSPPVCKVSVRGCGPPPEITNGSIVDGSVEQYQHGERKQYECNGELKLVGSKEIECIDGQWSPPPSCIEDKMPCESPSSIPNVVLHQAEQSQYSHGDEVTCGCKPGSDNTEEMKIKCLNGEWKPSPVCADASPQCVVPQDVELVHSGQSRTSRRNTGFPKVIHYTCTLTDRNVKQATCVSGRWTPEIACPAEESVCPPPPQVPGAQQTTVARNYRNGSKAAFSCPDGFQLVGTKEIICTEGKWQSPPYCVEAPCLHPPSVECADAPRLENPNFKREREGETIYLAGARLKYVSHSGYMLDGPTETSCSMGKWSAAPSCLEMPCGSVPKVANAQFEGRKTESYVPGETISYQCDSGFQIVGSPEIVCRKGNWTALPWCEDVSCGAAPDIPNAHIADTPQERYLPGARVHYQCESNFQMTGANYVFCSNGQWSRRPDCRDVTCGPPPEIAGGRIAGTKKSRYNPGESAKYQCWKSFKMTGDSTVVCQNGTWTELPTCKGKAGICGTPPAIQSGELLVFPLPEYQHGDTLEYQCPNFYTIKGSPTITCLNGRWTDPPVCLVACTPSEEDMDRNNIELKWKAPKKLYSTSGDYIEFRCKHGYLEDPSTSSFRVQCVDGTLKYPRCTLGRSCALDRITMERNHIQLQSSRQSSHHYHSGEPVVFVCKPGYQLVVPRDEFIAQCLDGVIKYPKCEAKCSLPQK from the exons ATGAAGACCGTAATGAAGATGAGGTTGAGAAGCTCTTTTATCTTCCTGGTTACGGTGTGTTCAGGCAAACTCTTTGCTGAAG GGAAACCGTGTGACTACCCAGCTATAGAAAATGGCAGGTTAACTGATTCTGAGGAGAGGAACAGAGACTCTAACTTTCCAAAACGTTTTGGACAGCGTGTATATTACACCTGCCGAGATGGCTATTTAACCCCCACTGCAGAATACTGGGCTGAAATTACTTGTTCTGAAAGGGGCTGGTTTCCAGAGCCAAAATGCCTGA aaaaatgtttcttcaatGGGCTGGAAAATGGTTATTTCATACACCACCGGTGGGAAACTTTTTACTTGCAAGGTAAAAAAGTCAGATATGTCTGCAACAAAGAATACCAAGCTGAGCATGAAGAAGTCACATGCACAGAGAATGGCTGGGCACCTCCTCCGAGATGTACCCGTAAAA AATACTGCCAGAGGACCACTTTTGAGAATGGCTTTTGGAACCCGAGGAAGACAAGgtttaatttaaaagagaagGGCTCCTATCAATGTCACCCTGGCTTTGTGACTCCAGAAGGACAAGAGAGAGGGCACACACAGTGCCAAGAGAGTGGCTGGACTCCACCTCCAAAGTGCATCA AATCATGTAAAGCACCAGGGGACATTTTGATTcaccacacaaacaaaaatgtgttcATGCCTGAAGACACAATGGAGTATTCATGTTTGGAGGGATATAAAACTACGAATAACATGCCAACTGATACCACAATGTGTGGCAAAAATGGAGAATGGAGTCCAGCACCCCAGTGTCATG AAATTGAATGTGCGCTGCCATGGTTGAGCAATGTATATTACTCTCCCAAGGAGGGCAAATACCACAGTGGAGATGTAGTGAAATTCACCTGTGCAAAAAACTACATAAGGGTGGGACCTGCCTCTACTCAGTGCTACCACTTTGGATGGTCTCCATCACCACCAGTGTGCAAAG TGAGTGTCAGAGGCTGTGGACCTCCCCCTGAAATTACCAATGGAAGTATTGTTGATGGCTCTGTGGAACAGTACCAGCATGGGGAAAGAAAGCAATATGAATGTAACGGAGAACTGAAGTTGGTTGGATCAAAGGAAATAGAATGTATTGATGGACAGTGGtcacctcctccctcctgcaTTG AAGACAAAATGCCATGTGAATCACCTTCCTCTATCCCGAATGTTGTTCTgcatcaggcagagcagagccagtaTTCCCATGGGGATGAAGTCACTTGTGGATGTAAACCAGGCTCTGACAATACAGaggagatgaaaataaaatgtctaaaTGGCGAATGGAAGCCTTCACCTGTTTGTGCTG atGCATCCCCTCAATGTGTAGTTCCACAGGATGTTGAGCTGGTACACTCTGGCCAGTCTCGCACGTCAAGGAGGAACACTGGGTTCCCTAAAGTTATACACTACACATGTACATTGACTGACAGAAATGTTAAACAGGCAACTTGTGTGTCTGGGAGATGGACACCAGAGATTGCATGCCCAG CTGAGGAGAGCGTGTGCCCACCTCCACCCCAGGTGCCTGGTGCTCAGCAGACAACAGTAGCAAGAAACTACAGGAATGGGAGTAAAGCAGCTTTTTCATGTCCTGACGGTTTCCAGCTCGTTGGTACAAAGGAAATAATCTGTACAGAAGGGAAATGGCAATCACCACCTTACTGTGTGG AAGCGCCATGTTTGCACCCACCATCCGTAGAATGTGCTGAtgctcccaggctggaaaacccaaactttaaaagggaaagagaaggggaaacaATTTATCTGGCTGGTGCTAGATTAAAGTATGTTTCTCATTCTGGATACATGTTAGATGGACCAACAGAGACAAGTTGCTCTATGGGAAAATGGTCTGCAGCTCCGTCATGCTTGG AAATGCCGTGTGGAAGTGTTCCAAAAGTTGCCAATGCTCAATTTGAAGGCAGAAAGACGGAATCTTATGTGCCTGGTGAAACAATTAGCTACCAGTGTGATTCAGGGTTCCAGATTGTTGGTTCCCCTGAAATTGTCTGCAGAAAGGGAAACtggacagccctgccctggtgtgAAG ATGtcagctgtggagctgcaccTGATATCCCCAATGCACACATTGCAGACACTCCTCAGGAGAGGTATCTGCCTGGTGCCAGAGTGCACTATCAATGTGAAAGCAATTTTCAGATGACAGGTGCAAATTATGTCTTCTGTTCAAATGGTCAGTGGTCACGAAGACCAGATTGCAGAG ATGTGACATGTGGACCTCCTCCAGAAATTGCTGGTGGTAGAATTGCTGGTACTAAAAAGTCCCGGTATAACCCTGGGGAGAGTGCAAAGTATCAGTGCTGGAAAAGTTTTAAGATGACTGGAGATTCCACAGTAGTGTGCCAGAATGGGACCTGGACAGAGCTGCCAACATGCAAAg gaaaagctggaatatGTGGCACACCTCCGGCTATTCAAAGTGGAGAGCTTCTTGTCTTCCCCTTGCCAGAATATCAACATGGTGATACCCTGGAGTACCAATGCCCAAATTTCTATACCATAAAAGGGTCTCCAACAATCACCTGTCTGAATGGGCGGTGGACAGACCCTCCAGTTTGCCTGG TGGCCTGTACACCATCAGAAGAAGATATGGACAGAAACAATATTGAGCTGAAATGGAAAGCACCAAAGAAGCTGTACTCCACATCGGGTGACTACATTGAATTTCGTTGTAAACACGGATATTTGGAAGACCCAAGCACTTCCAGCTTCAGAGTACAGTGTGTGGATGGGACATTGAAATACCCACGGTGCACACTGGGAA ggagctgtgccctggaTAGGATCACCATGGAAAGGAACCATATTCAGTTGCAGTCCTCCAGGCAGTCGAGCCATCACTATCACTCAGGGGAACCTGTTGTCTTTGTGTGTAAGCCTGGGTACCAACTGGTTGTCCCCAGGGATGAATTCATAGCACAGTGCCTGGATGGAGTGATTAAATATCCCAAGTGTGAAGCTAAGTGCTCGCTGCCACAGAAATGA
- the LOC136364653 gene encoding complement factor H-like isoform X3, whose translation MKTVMKMRLRSSFIFLVTVCSGKLFAEGKPCDYPAIENGRLTDSEERNRDSNFPKRFGQRVYYTCRDGYLTPTAEYWAEITCSERGWFPEPKCLKKCFFNGLENGYFIHHRWETFYLQGKKVRYVCNKEYQAEHEEVTCTENGWAPPPRCTRKKYCQRTTFENGFWNPRKTRFNLKEKGSYQCHPGFVTPEGQERGHTQCQESGWTPPPKCIKSCKAPGDILIHHTNKNVFMPEDTMEYSCLEGYKTTNNMPTDTTMCGKNGEWSPAPQCHEIECALPWLSNVYYSPKEGKYHSGDVVKFTCAKNYIRVGPASTQCYHFGWSPSPPVCKVSVRGCGPPPEITNGSIVDGSVEQYQHGERKQYECNGELKLVGSKEIECIDGQWSPPPSCIEDKMPCESPSSIPNVVLHQAEQSQYSHGDEVTCGCKPGSDNTEEMKIKCLNGEWKPSPVCADASPQCVVPQDVELVHSGQSRTSRRNTGFPKVIHYTCTLTDRNVKQATCVSGRWTPEIACPAEESVCPPPPQVPGAQQTTVARNYRNGSKAAFSCPDGFQLVGTKEIICTEGKWQSPPYCVEAPCLHPPSVECADAPRLENPNFKREREGETIYLAGARLKYVSHSGYMLDGPTETSCSMGKWSAAPSCLEMPCGSVPKVANAQFEGRKTESYVPGETISYQCDSGFQIVGSPEIVCRKGNWTALPWCEDVSCGAAPDIPNAHIADTPQERYLPGARVHYQCESNFQMTGANYVFCSNGQWSRRPDCRDVTCGPPPEIAGGRIAGTKKSRYNPGESAKYQCWKSFKMTGDSTVVCQNGTWTELPTCKGKAGICGTPPAIQSGELLVFPLPEYQHGDTLEYQCPNFYTIKGSPTITCLNGRWTDPPVCLVACTPSEEDMDRNNIELKWKAPKKLYSTSGDYIEFRCKHGYLEDPSTSSFRVQCVDGTLKYPRCTLGR comes from the exons ATGAAGACCGTAATGAAGATGAGGTTGAGAAGCTCTTTTATCTTCCTGGTTACGGTGTGTTCAGGCAAACTCTTTGCTGAAG GGAAACCGTGTGACTACCCAGCTATAGAAAATGGCAGGTTAACTGATTCTGAGGAGAGGAACAGAGACTCTAACTTTCCAAAACGTTTTGGACAGCGTGTATATTACACCTGCCGAGATGGCTATTTAACCCCCACTGCAGAATACTGGGCTGAAATTACTTGTTCTGAAAGGGGCTGGTTTCCAGAGCCAAAATGCCTGA aaaaatgtttcttcaatGGGCTGGAAAATGGTTATTTCATACACCACCGGTGGGAAACTTTTTACTTGCAAGGTAAAAAAGTCAGATATGTCTGCAACAAAGAATACCAAGCTGAGCATGAAGAAGTCACATGCACAGAGAATGGCTGGGCACCTCCTCCGAGATGTACCCGTAAAA AATACTGCCAGAGGACCACTTTTGAGAATGGCTTTTGGAACCCGAGGAAGACAAGgtttaatttaaaagagaagGGCTCCTATCAATGTCACCCTGGCTTTGTGACTCCAGAAGGACAAGAGAGAGGGCACACACAGTGCCAAGAGAGTGGCTGGACTCCACCTCCAAAGTGCATCA AATCATGTAAAGCACCAGGGGACATTTTGATTcaccacacaaacaaaaatgtgttcATGCCTGAAGACACAATGGAGTATTCATGTTTGGAGGGATATAAAACTACGAATAACATGCCAACTGATACCACAATGTGTGGCAAAAATGGAGAATGGAGTCCAGCACCCCAGTGTCATG AAATTGAATGTGCGCTGCCATGGTTGAGCAATGTATATTACTCTCCCAAGGAGGGCAAATACCACAGTGGAGATGTAGTGAAATTCACCTGTGCAAAAAACTACATAAGGGTGGGACCTGCCTCTACTCAGTGCTACCACTTTGGATGGTCTCCATCACCACCAGTGTGCAAAG TGAGTGTCAGAGGCTGTGGACCTCCCCCTGAAATTACCAATGGAAGTATTGTTGATGGCTCTGTGGAACAGTACCAGCATGGGGAAAGAAAGCAATATGAATGTAACGGAGAACTGAAGTTGGTTGGATCAAAGGAAATAGAATGTATTGATGGACAGTGGtcacctcctccctcctgcaTTG AAGACAAAATGCCATGTGAATCACCTTCCTCTATCCCGAATGTTGTTCTgcatcaggcagagcagagccagtaTTCCCATGGGGATGAAGTCACTTGTGGATGTAAACCAGGCTCTGACAATACAGaggagatgaaaataaaatgtctaaaTGGCGAATGGAAGCCTTCACCTGTTTGTGCTG atGCATCCCCTCAATGTGTAGTTCCACAGGATGTTGAGCTGGTACACTCTGGCCAGTCTCGCACGTCAAGGAGGAACACTGGGTTCCCTAAAGTTATACACTACACATGTACATTGACTGACAGAAATGTTAAACAGGCAACTTGTGTGTCTGGGAGATGGACACCAGAGATTGCATGCCCAG CTGAGGAGAGCGTGTGCCCACCTCCACCCCAGGTGCCTGGTGCTCAGCAGACAACAGTAGCAAGAAACTACAGGAATGGGAGTAAAGCAGCTTTTTCATGTCCTGACGGTTTCCAGCTCGTTGGTACAAAGGAAATAATCTGTACAGAAGGGAAATGGCAATCACCACCTTACTGTGTGG AAGCGCCATGTTTGCACCCACCATCCGTAGAATGTGCTGAtgctcccaggctggaaaacccaaactttaaaagggaaagagaaggggaaacaATTTATCTGGCTGGTGCTAGATTAAAGTATGTTTCTCATTCTGGATACATGTTAGATGGACCAACAGAGACAAGTTGCTCTATGGGAAAATGGTCTGCAGCTCCGTCATGCTTGG AAATGCCGTGTGGAAGTGTTCCAAAAGTTGCCAATGCTCAATTTGAAGGCAGAAAGACGGAATCTTATGTGCCTGGTGAAACAATTAGCTACCAGTGTGATTCAGGGTTCCAGATTGTTGGTTCCCCTGAAATTGTCTGCAGAAAGGGAAACtggacagccctgccctggtgtgAAG ATGtcagctgtggagctgcaccTGATATCCCCAATGCACACATTGCAGACACTCCTCAGGAGAGGTATCTGCCTGGTGCCAGAGTGCACTATCAATGTGAAAGCAATTTTCAGATGACAGGTGCAAATTATGTCTTCTGTTCAAATGGTCAGTGGTCACGAAGACCAGATTGCAGAG ATGTGACATGTGGACCTCCTCCAGAAATTGCTGGTGGTAGAATTGCTGGTACTAAAAAGTCCCGGTATAACCCTGGGGAGAGTGCAAAGTATCAGTGCTGGAAAAGTTTTAAGATGACTGGAGATTCCACAGTAGTGTGCCAGAATGGGACCTGGACAGAGCTGCCAACATGCAAAg gaaaagctggaatatGTGGCACACCTCCGGCTATTCAAAGTGGAGAGCTTCTTGTCTTCCCCTTGCCAGAATATCAACATGGTGATACCCTGGAGTACCAATGCCCAAATTTCTATACCATAAAAGGGTCTCCAACAATCACCTGTCTGAATGGGCGGTGGACAGACCCTCCAGTTTGCCTGG TGGCCTGTACACCATCAGAAGAAGATATGGACAGAAACAATATTGAGCTGAAATGGAAAGCACCAAAGAAGCTGTACTCCACATCGGGTGACTACATTGAATTTCGTTGTAAACACGGATATTTGGAAGACCCAAGCACTTCCAGCTTCAGAGTACAGTGTGTGGATGGGACATTGAAATACCCACGGTGCACACTGGGAA GATGA